The following DNA comes from Xiphophorus hellerii strain 12219 chromosome 5, Xiphophorus_hellerii-4.1, whole genome shotgun sequence.
AGGACACACAAGATAAACAGCGAAAGGAACAAGTGTTTGAACTCCCGTCTCTCTTCTCTAATAATAAAAGCAGTTTCAATGTTTTTGGTCTACATTGAGcctaaaatcataaataaacctgttttaattttgttagaACTTCCGCCTGAATGGGGACCTCTATGACGCAGTGAACATTGCTGAAGATGATCAGTGGAGACGAATTCGTAACCAAGTTACTCCTTCATTCACCTCTGGGCATATAAAAGAGGTAGGACAGTTcaggtcagaagtttacataagCTCATAAAACTGACATCATATTAAATTTGGACTCTCAGTTATGGAATAAACACTTCTGTTTTAAAGTGAATAATTGTATATTATGCAACTTTATCATTTTTCAAAAGCAATCATTGGGCGTACAAATATAAACATAGTGCATTGTGGAGTTAGTGTCActcacacattttcaaaaacaattaaatacaCCTAAGCTCCTCCATGCTTTTTGAAGCCAACAAACATGGGCTTTGGACTTTCTGGCCTTGCTTCTTGTTGGAAATAACACATGGGAGTTCCTCCAACTATCCCCCATAggtgaaaaagaacaaaaaaacttcaGGATGATGAGGAACAATCCAATAACCACCCAGACTCAAGCCATTCATGAACTGAAAACAATTGGGACACTAGTCTCACTGTCCACTATAAAGTGAGCTTTTCTGTGTAAAAAAGGCTCCTGGTAGCAGGGAAAGAAGCAACACATGTCAGTTTATTGTCCGGGAACCCCTCTGTACAACCAATGCTGATTGGTGGAGAACAGCAAACTCCTTAATTGAAAGCAAACGTGCAGATTGATGCACGCACAGACAGAatttactttctaaaaaaattacaaaatacatgactcaaaaacttttcatttacatttatcacatcagctgaaaaacatacaaatctGTTAAAAGCTTGTGGTTTCCCCACGACTTTTAGATATtgatatctaaaatatttataaataatcctGTCCATGTatgaattataaaaaataacttacatttatttggtgttttatcAGTGCACCCAAAAAAGAACAGCAAATGTTCAAATCATAAAGAGCCCAATATTTGTGTGATGTTCATGTCCATAATGTATGGAAACATAAACATCTGGTTGGAAATGTACGCATACAAACATCTTCACTCACTGTATGAATATTCTCTCCTCTTCTGCCTTTAGATGTTCAACATAATGCAGCATCATTCCCATAAGATGGTTGTTGGCTTGCAATCTAAGGTGGAAAACAATAAAGTTATTATTATAAAAGAGTAAGTAACCCAGAGCAAATTATATGACAGAAAAGTTTCAtctctatatatatttattgtttagtgtacaatatatgtatatatttttaagaactaGCAATTTAGCTTAAAACACAGGAGAACAACTGCAACAGTAGCTGCTTCCCCTGCGGGACATGATATGGGGTTATTACTGCAAATTGGATGGATTGTTGTGAAGATAACTGAGACAAAACAGATAACTGGAATTTACCTTCAATAACCAAAAATCTTGAAAGTACAATAAATAAGACAATATTGATGCATTTCATCATTAGATTATGTCAGACACTCTAATTTGGACATGGCTATAAGCCTTTACTTTAGATATTTGGATTTTAcattactgaaatatttattgatgATGTTCTGGTTATCATTTCTGTCACATTTCCattatattgacatttttttgcattatgttttgtatttgagGTGCCAAACTGCATGCAATCTCCTAGTGTTGAACACATTTACATACAGGCTGGTAACCTGAACCACGTGGCTGTATCTGGTGTGTATTCTAGCATTTTTGGACCCTACAGCATGGATGTGATGGCGAGCTGTGTATTTAGTGTGGACCTGGACTCAATCAACGAGCCTTCAAATCCCTTCATTACACATGCTTCGAAGCTTTTTAGATTTCCTGTGCCTCTTTTCTTGTTTCAAGGTATTGCTGTTTGATTTCACCTTTTTGTCCATTAAAACTGCATTATCCAGCATTAAAACCGTGTGTTTCCCATGCTCCCTCAGggttttttcctttctttcttcctctgctggAGCTCTTTGGAGTGTCACTATTCCCCAAGTCCTCTACTACTTTCTTTAGAACAGTTGTGGAGAAAATAAGAGCAGAACGGAATGAGAGCGCAAGAAAGGTTTGCCAAAAACACACTGGTGCTACAGTCCTGAATGTTCACAAATGTACCTGTAGATTGTTTAAAGTGGATATATTATGCTTTAAATCCTTCCTTTTCACATGTAAATCACTCACTTATGGTCTACATAAAGTAGAACTGCAATGCTTTGGTCTGAATTCCTCGTTATTGTAGCTCCACAGACTTTAACCAGACACTGTGAAGAGCCTCTGATGCAGGGGGGACAATATAAGGAATACACACTAGAGCCAAAGGTTTTGACTTATTTACTTTGCAACTTCCGCATATTTCAACCTGGACTACAAAATcactgtgataaaaaaaatggcgGATTCACAAAATTGATTAGCCAGAAGTCATGACCGTGTTTAGCAGTTTTACAGCAAATGTGGTGACGTCATAGCCACAAAAATGTTATAGGCaatagagaaaaatgaaaagactgGAAGATATAACCTAAAAAGAATATAAAGATATCTACGCAGCACCGGAgagattaaattactttttttttttgcactccTGGGCACTTACAGtactgaaaaaatgtatttaagggGCTGAAAAAGTGGATTTTGTCTGATATGTCCATATAATGAACTATGTTCagttaaagctacagtatgtaacttctttaaactgtcaccatgtcatgactaTATGCCATGAGAcagatctgtgaaaagattgatctcctccccctcctccatGAATTACTATTTTCATCTGTAGAAATGCACAgctcccagtcaaaaacaaccaatcagagccaggaggagggtcttagtgctttcaatcaacctcatgtaaaGGCAGAAAGATAACTTACTGtgacaggaaaaccatttatctgctATCATTGGTGggcatgctaactagccttaacattcacaacaggctctgCTAACCGCAGAGTAGCAAAGAGAAAGGAGGGTAGGGGGATAAGCAGAACAACATGAAGGGTGATTAACAGCACTAAGAGCCTCCTCCTAGCTCTGATTAGTTATTTCTAGTTAGCTCTGGAATCACTGGtagaaagcagaggagctcaattgtttttcacagattgtcaacaaatattttttttaaaatcctgaaacgttaaactatttattttggTAACATAAAATTATGTGTTTCTACTTTCTGATCCGTTTTTAGAATATGGCAGATATTCTTCAGTATTTTATCAACtatcaaacaaaaaatctcACCAAAGTAATGGAGAATCAAGGTACCGTAATTATACAAGGATTTAATTATACTCTTAGATACAAACTTGATTCTTACACAATATCATCACCAGTGTTAATGTACCTTTAACTGATTCCCCTCTTATCCATTCCAATAGGTCTTAATGATCATGAGATCCTATCCCAAGTCACAATGCTTATCTTTGCTGGGTATGAAACTAGTGCCACCACTCTTAGTTTCTTAGCATACACATTGGCAAGGAATCCTGAAGTGATGAAACATCTGCAGCAGGAAATAGACTCAACTTTTCCAGAGAAGGTACCAACATTTCTGGCAAACCATCAAAGATtacaatgcataaaaaaaataaataaataaataccatgTTTTAATACTCAGGGTCCCATCCAGTATGAAAGTCTGATGCAGATGGGGTACCTCAGCAGTGTGGTGGATGAGTGTTTGAggtaacatgttttatttttgtgttttgtaaaggAATTTAAGGTAAAAACCTCTGTGTCGTTGCAGGCTCTACCCTCCAGCTGCACGTCTGGAGAGAATGACTAAAGAAACTGTGAAGGTCAAAGGAATCACAATCCCCAAGAACATGATTGTTATGATTCCAGTTTATGCTCTGCACCGTGACCCAGAGTTGTGGCCAGATCCAGAGGAGTTCAAACCAGAGCGGTGAGCTGACCAGTGCTGAGATTTACACTGTAAACTCTTACTGAGTACTTTTAGTCACGTTAGACCTTGCTGCAGTGGTGTAGAAGGTTTTAAACCCCTTATTTGTTTCCATATCTTGTAGTAAATTTAAGAAGtcttatttaacaaaacaaaggatttttagtaatttggactttttcagcattttgatAGTTTTCTGTCAAATGATTTTACCTGACCATGACAGAAAATTGTAAGGTAGATTCTTAAGATTATGAAAGTGGAGGAAACCAAGTACCACATCAAGGCAATATCATTGCTGACAGCATCTTTCAGTTAGTCTTCTGTTTGCCAAGATTTCATATAATAGCCCATAGGAATTGACTTGATGgtgattaaaatcaattttttttgccTGTCAAAACTTAtcttagatttttctttttcaaaattcaacaatcactaaaataagtttatttaattAGTCAGTTTGTATCATCGATTGTGTTGTTTAACAAGCTGAATTAGACCAGAATTTTCAGGTATATTGACAGCTTGTTAATCTTTGAAATCTCCCACAATTAGTAAACAGTCATAATCAATGCATATAAGAGATAAAAGATAATTAAAGTCAATACAGATGTTTTTCAAAGTGATCTCGTTGTTTACACTGTCCTGTGTTAGAGGCCTGGCGTTAATAGCGTTGAAAAGATTAGCAGTAAATAGTCATTTCCCAGCTTGATTAAAAGTGACTCCATGCTGGCGGAAAAGATAATAAAGCTCCCAGTAAATACtgtagtgaaaataaaaatgtccttgCCACAAATTGCTAGAAAGCAAGCATCTGCACCTGCAATTTAAAACCTGCACTTTTCTAAGTTCTCTCTTATCTATTGACAAGGCACTGGGGCTTTTAGTAAATATCACTGTAAGCCCaatgtttattcatttagagtttcattgcttaaaaataaagacaaacaaatcaaatttcaCAAATTCTCAAGGATCACTTTGGGAATTTATGAAATTTGTTTAggacaataacaaaaaacacacaatcatacttttgagttttgtttgatttcagatttcagatttattcaagTCCCTGATGGAGACATGAATAAATCCCATACTTGATATTCACATCAAGTATGTGaatataaaaagacataaaaaataagtaagaaacaataaaatataccaaaaaaaagacatcaaatATAAATCAACACATAATGAGAAGAGTCCAGCATTATATGTCATTATTGACCAACATTTGCCACAAACTGTCAGTTGTCAGTTTCTTTGATTTATTCAATTTCCCTCATTGTACATGGTCTAATGAGTGCAATGGGTTTGTACATTCCTAgtgataaaatgataaaacacacAGCCAAGCAGTTAAAAGTGTCATACTACTTTATGAATCATTCtctttttgtgctgttttttaagATTTAGTAAGGAGAACAAACAGAGCATCAACCCGTACACTTACCTGCCATTTGGGATTGGACCACGGAACTGTCTGGGGATGCGATTTGCTCTGGTAATGATCAAACTGGCCTTGGTGAAAGTTTTGCAGAACTACAGCTTCCTGGTCTGTGACGAAACTGAGGTATTATTACAAAAgtagttttctttcaaaaatatacagtaagaaaTGTGAAAGTACATACtacagaaaaatagaaaaggaCCTACTTgacttcttttctttattttccaagATCCCTCTGAGGATGCACCCTGAGGGCCTGATGGGACCTCTGGAGCCAATCAAACTAAAGCTACAGAAACGCTCCCTCAGCTCAGCAGACGTGGACAACTGAAAACAACAGGCTGTCTGACTGTACATCACGCAAGGCTAAGCCTATGTATGCAGTCGTTTGTAGCATTTTGATTTGACAAAGAGCATTTAAGactattttttgttaatgttaatgAACAGCAATATTTCAGTTGAATATTTTGGAACATCATCTTTTGGTTTTTCACATAGTACAAAGGTGGATTTCTGTTTCTCATCCTCACCTGAGTTTACCCAGACTTTCTTATTGAAATCATATTGatcaaatagaaaatacatttgtcaAAGTATGAACTTATTAAAGAGAAAGTTATTAAGATAATTTATCCACCAATATTCTTTAGAATTGTATTGATTGATGGAAGAGCACAATTTTtcaatattatattatttcCAAACTGCTACCTTCTACAAAATACTGGGTccacaaaaattaaatctttgtcCATGTTTAACTCCTCATAAGCAATACTGACAAcacattatgaaaaaaaatcctaaacgTCATTTACTAAAGCTGCAGACATGCCTTCCAGAAAGTACATATTCTGTTTGTTAAACGTAAGGTTGTTTATCTGCAGAAATCTTCAACCAAGCTGTTTTACAAACCAAATTTAAAACCCTTTTAGTGCCTAAAATAAGAATTTCCTCCACCATTACTTTAAATAATTCTAATTACTCATTTTAAATAAGAGGATGAATTGCAGCCTTCCTAGTGGAAAGTCATTTCCCTGGTGATCCAAAAGTGGGAAATGGTTGACAAGAATGTGGAAACGACTCCTTTAACATTGTTCTTAACCCAGACTATAAACTGTCGGTAATCGTAGACAGATGGGTGGTTAGAGAACTCCTTACCTGATCAATCTAAACCAGAGGGGATTTGctaatcaaagaaaaacttcaGATCATGTATGAAGATTACTACATATCCTACAACAAATACACAAAGCTGAGACTAAAGTGACAAAAGTAGAAGTAGTTTTTACaacaatctgtaaaaacaatacacatAAGGCaggtttgtctttaaaaatacTCAATTATCTCTCcgtttaccattttaaaatggTTAACAAAAACcctgtttgtaaaaaatattattcatgCTAGTCCTTCCAtataaaattgtaaatttttgGTTGACTCTAAACAATTGTAAAAGCAAGATGAAGTAAATATGACATTCAAGTTTGGAGAGGTAAACAGTAAGGGTTTATGAGTGTTTTACAATTCTGTGGCAAAGGGCGATAATATCAAGCTGACAAAGCAGTGGAGAACAAACATGCGAGTCACATGTCTGGGTGTGTTAAATTAGGTGAAAAGGTAGCTGGAGTTGCAGTAGAGAGAGCTCAGTAACTGCTCGGGTTAGGGATGAATCATTTGGCCtttagataaaacaaataatcctGGTTTCATTAGTCCATACAATGGGTTAAGGTTAGCAACTTCTCTTTAGGCCAGTCAATATGTTCTTTAGCAAACTAACATATTTCTagaataacatgtttttatttaattcagttcTTGTTGGCTTCACATAATGGTTACAGTACTAATGCTGGACATGATCATGTAGTTTTGGCAATTTTTTCACTTCTTCATATTGGAAAAGAAGCCCAAAATTCTCTGCACCATGGGCCCCAGAACAATTTCTAGAACAGGAATTTGCAACGTTTACAAtccaaaaagacatttttccttcagtccagcagaaagaaagaaagaaaaaaaaagaagatatagAGCCGCATATACCTTTACCtgacttttgggaaaaaaaggcatcttaatttttttttatatctactacagaaaatctgttgcaatttttaaataacactttttattcctatttttagatttaaaatgaaaatataaaatgttttttaaaaacatgatggCTACAGTTTCTTATATAGGACGTTACTTGTACAGTTTTCAGCCTCATAGCATAAAAATAGATCTTAAATAAGGGCCAATTGTTTTTTCACTGTTACAACAGCAATAATTAACCAAGAAGGGCCAGGCGGGgtgctgcactgcaaaaaggCCTAAAGAGAGCCACTGGCCTGGTTAGTGATGTTAAACTTCTGTTGTCACTGACGGGATTttcaagaaacaagaaaacaatgaaaataaattaacatttttatcaaaaatatatgTCCACTgctttttacattaaaaatgcattttactttcttttgaTATAGTTACAACATAAATACTAATTGTTTTTTGAAACAGTTTCAGAAAGTCAACAGCAAATCCCAAAAGTAAgaatgaatcagaaaaaaataaaagaaataacatCTGATAGTTGCTGCATCATTGCACAAACTGTAGAAAACATGTTGGCCAAAACTGAGGTAAGGTCACACTGCAGCAACCACTGTGCTGCAGTGTGAAACGTTTTAGACAAGTCCACAGAGAGAGCACCAGCAGGACAGCATGGCCAGGTGTTACTGATAAAACGAAGCACGAAAATCTCTCTCCCAGTTTttatcttcttcctcttttctcttgATCTCATCCTTCTTCTGTCCTCTCagtccctttttttctttcatttgctgttggttttttacagcaTCAGCATCACCAGCTTTGAAGTGAGTCACCTTAGGTCTTTTTATTGATCCAAATCCCAGACCTTTCTGGTCTCTTTTTAATACGGTGGATACGGGCTGCTTAGCGCCGTCTGCCTCTGGGCCCAGACCCGTACCCGGTTTCCAGCCGCAGCGAACCATCATCCTGTAGCTGTTGCTGGACGGGGGGAGGCAGTAGTAAGGCGTGGGCTGAGGACGGCGCAGACTGAACTGATGCAGAGTAGAGGAAAGATGCGATGAGTAGCTGCCTCCGTACTCACAACGGCACACATCGCACCACTGAGGCTGGAGCAAACTGAGAACATTAAGAAAACATGTCAGAGCAGACATGCCAAAAATATCTGACTGTCTTAACTCAGTGAATACAGCACCACGGATTTGGTTGTAAATTCTCGTGAAttcttcttttaaatacaaTGTGCATACAATATAGAAATTTGGATGgtttttttagtttgtattcTTGTAGTTTGACAAATGTGCAACAGAGCAGGCAGTTTACGAATAGCTGTATCTTAAAAAACAGATGTAGTGTTATCACTATGGACcatttgttttaagattttttaaaatatagtttaGTATAGTTGATATCTGACACTAGACATGCATAAATTAAGTCACATTTTTAGGCTTTAAATATTGCTTCAAATATTTGATCTCCAAAACTTCAAAGCTGCCCAGGAACTTTATCATGTTACATCCAGAAAGCTGCACCCAGCTGCTTTGGGGAAGGACATGGACACATGGTggtcaagttgtttttttctacaaacagCAGTCCAAAAAGTGTGCACACATTTGTGGGTTGCAGGTCTGCAGTTGTCCCATATTCTTTGTTCTATTGCAATATGAAGGTTTGAACAAGTTTAAtacttgggatattgttttatgacagccctgctttaaactttttcttcatGACCTGTCTGAAGTGCATCTAGTTTTCATTAAGTTCATACAGCTCGACTCCATTCACTAATTAAATTGCAtttatatgtactgtatataactgattcaaAAGAAATAGCCACAATTagaaatatcttaaattaaaaaataatctctaGCTTTTCACCAGGAGTAGGTGAGGGCAAATCCAAATATTACCTCATAATTTAagttaatgtaaaaaatgaaattcaaataaaatgaattgaagTCTGTGGATGTATTATAATAAAGTGAAAGTGGTATGAGCCACTATATCTTAGGTAAAAAGTCCA
Coding sequences within:
- the LOC116719912 gene encoding cytochrome P450 3A40-like isoform X1, with amino-acid sequence MDFFPFFSSETWFLLISFISIFVLYGHWTYGVFEKLGVRGPKPTMYWGTVGRHNLVYYLDDNECAKKYGRVWGLYELRRPMLAVMDPEMLKIILVKECFTYFTNRRNFRLNGDLYDAVNIAEDDQWRRIRNQVTPSFTSGHIKEMFNIMQHHSHKMVVGLQSKVENNKVIIIKDIFGPYSMDVMASCVFSVDLDSINEPSNPFITHASKLFRFPVPLFLFQGFFPFFLPLLELFGVSLFPKSSTTFFRTVVEKIRAERNESARKNMADILQYFINYQTKNLTKVMENQGLNDHEILSQVTMLIFAGYETSATTLSFLAYTLARNPEVMKHLQQEIDSTFPEKGPIQYESLMQMGYLSSVVDECLRLYPPAARLERMTKETVKVKGITIPKNMIVMIPVYALHRDPELWPDPEEFKPERFSKENKQSINPYTYLPFGIGPRNCLGMRFALVMIKLALVKVLQNYSFLVCDETEIPLRMHPEGLMGPLEPIKLKLQKRSLSSADVDN
- the LOC116719912 gene encoding cytochrome P450 3A40-like isoform X2, which encodes MDFFPFFSSETWFLLISFISIFVLYGHWTYGVFEKLGVRGPKPTMYWGTVGRHNLVYYLDDNECAKKYGRVWGLYELRRPMLAVMDPEMLKIILVKECFTYFTNRRNFRLNGDLYDAVNIAEDDQWRRIRNQVTPSFTSGHIKEMFNIMQHHSHKMVVGLQSKVENNKVIIIKDIFGPYSMDVMASCVFSVDLDSINEPSNPFITHASKLFRFPVPLFLFQGFFPFFLPLLELFGVSLFPKSSTTFFRTVVEKIRAERNESARKNMADILQYFINYQTKNLTKVMENQGLNDHEILSQVTMLIFAGYETSATTLSFLAYTLARNPEVMKHLQQEIDSTFPEKGPIQYESLMQMGYLSSVVDECLRLYPPAARLERMTKETVKVKGITIPKNMIVMIPVYALHRDPELWPDPEEFKPERKENKQSINPYTYLPFGIGPRNCLGMRFALVMIKLALVKVLQNYSFLVCDETEIPLRMHPEGLMGPLEPIKLKLQKRSLSSADVDN